In a single window of the Actinomycetota bacterium genome:
- a CDS encoding acyl-CoA dehydrogenase, with amino-acid sequence MTVTATDAAFAKGLQEFLDRRVGALAAGHGGWDAALFADVLQQGWADLAVPVEQDGLGAGLADLRPLMTLMGDRLVPGPLVESVVLPAVLGVPTEQVLAFADPEAAIGWSTQQGQLRFADGVLDGSLELVRFAAEAELLVVVAQGADGGPVLLALPGDQAGLLVQDTASEDPSSHYARLTATAVQVDPGAVLAAGSDAVARLVTARAWIRVLLSCELAGIARRVLQDTITYVSAREQFGRPIGSFQAIKHLVAAMAQATFALESYTAAVAADAAEQSPAELEQAAWALKAFASQACRSVCETGLQAHGGIGFTTEYHLHWYLRRAYALDYWYGNGESLYELVGARRVGTTA; translated from the coding sequence ATGACCGTGACCGCCACTGACGCTGCTTTCGCCAAAGGCCTGCAGGAGTTCCTGGACCGCAGGGTCGGCGCACTGGCCGCCGGCCACGGTGGCTGGGATGCGGCGCTTTTCGCCGACGTCCTGCAGCAGGGGTGGGCCGACCTCGCTGTCCCGGTCGAGCAGGACGGTCTTGGTGCCGGCCTGGCAGACCTGCGACCGTTGATGACCTTGATGGGCGACCGCCTGGTGCCGGGTCCGCTGGTGGAGTCGGTCGTCCTGCCGGCCGTTCTCGGCGTGCCGACCGAACAGGTTCTCGCGTTCGCCGACCCTGAGGCGGCCATCGGCTGGTCCACGCAGCAGGGTCAGCTGCGTTTTGCCGACGGGGTGCTCGACGGCAGCCTCGAACTCGTCCGCTTTGCCGCCGAGGCAGAGCTGCTCGTCGTCGTGGCCCAGGGTGCCGACGGTGGCCCGGTGCTACTCGCGCTGCCCGGCGATCAAGCCGGACTGCTCGTGCAGGACACGGCCTCCGAAGACCCCAGTTCGCATTACGCCCGGTTGACTGCGACCGCGGTGCAGGTCGACCCGGGCGCGGTGCTGGCCGCTGGCAGCGACGCGGTCGCCCGGCTCGTGACCGCCCGGGCCTGGATCCGGGTGCTGCTGTCGTGCGAGCTGGCCGGGATCGCCCGGCGGGTCCTGCAGGACACGATCACCTACGTATCCGCGCGCGAGCAGTTCGGCCGGCCGATCGGTTCCTTCCAGGCCATCAAACACCTGGTGGCGGCGATGGCGCAGGCGACGTTTGCGCTGGAGTCCTACACCGCGGCGGTGGCCGCGGACGCTGCCGAGCAGTCCCCGGCCGAGCTCGAACAGGCCGCCTGGGCGCTCAAGGCGTTCGCCTCGCAGGCGTGCCGGTCGGTATGCGAGACGGGCCTGCAGGCCCACGGCGGGATCGGCTTCACCACCGAGTACCACCTGCACTGGTATCTGCGCCGGGCGTACGCCCTCGACTACTGGTACGGCAACGGCGAGTCGTTGTACGAACTCGTCGGCGCCCGCCGGGTTGGGACCACGGCGTAG